The genomic DNA TCACCACGAGCGAGGAGGCAGAACGCGCTGGCGAGGGCGACGTCGAGGGGCTCGATCTGATCCCCGGCCGGAACGTCCGCTTTACCGGCGATCGGAAGGTGCCCCACATGGGCTGGAACGAGCTCGCGGTCGAGCGCGACCACCCGCTCGTCGAAGGGGTGGATGGGGAGTACGCCTACTTCGTTCACTCCTACTACGCCGAACCCAACGACGAGAACGCGGTCGTCGCCCGCACGGAGTACGGCGTCGACTTCCCGGCCGTCGTGGCCGACGAGTCCGGCACCGTCTTTGGGACCCAGTTCCACCCCGAGAAAAGTGGCGAGACCGGTCTGCGGATCCTGCGGAACTTCGTCGATCTCTGCGCTGAATAACCTGGCCGCCGGCCAACGCGTCGCTCTTCTGTCCGTTGCGAAAGAACCTTTGTGGGATGCGCGTGCAGACCGTGCAATGGCAAGCAACAGGTCCGTCGTG from Halococcus saccharolyticus DSM 5350 includes the following:
- the hisH gene encoding imidazole glycerol phosphate synthase subunit HisH, with the protein product MSEAQTQRTAASVVVVDYGLGNLRSATRGLERAGAAVEITDDPAAFAGADGIVLPGVGAFREGVENAGPYREALLDAADAGTPVFGICLGMQMLLTTSEEAERAGEGDVEGLDLIPGRNVRFTGDRKVPHMGWNELAVERDHPLVEGVDGEYAYFVHSYYAEPNDENAVVARTEYGVDFPAVVADESGTVFGTQFHPEKSGETGLRILRNFVDLCAE